A region from the Paraburkholderia youngii genome encodes:
- a CDS encoding acyltransferase family protein, protein MTTFSGVPAKSPIRNVSIAANDLASGSEVSPANFIQTDRNVGLDALRAFTTLLVVFHHCAITYGAIGGWYYHEVSPSRDVATICLVLFCTVNQAFFMGLFFLLAGYYSRSSLARKGLPQFLFDRFFRLGLPLLFYGVVLGPITIALAQTSKGLLFGATLRTLVSRGTFDSGPMWFAQALLIFTLLLAVGVALLRYVGDPLRVREVSFPTNLTLGVGALLTGAAAFILRIRWPVGVNVWGLQLGYFASYVVLFAAGFAAARGRRLEFLPARQVKFWSLVSLVTLPILPLAYYLSGASPKSQHDTMHIVYALWEPFVAWGIILFLLRFFQRNFSRLGRLMRRLSRRAYTIYILHPPILVAIALSWSSVHANPLVKFGVTGALSCVACYLIAGVVLKVPGMRGFL, encoded by the coding sequence TTGACCACCTTCTCTGGCGTACCAGCAAAATCACCGATACGAAACGTGTCCATAGCGGCCAACGATCTGGCTTCGGGGAGCGAGGTTTCCCCGGCGAACTTCATTCAGACCGACAGAAATGTCGGCCTGGATGCGCTACGTGCATTTACGACATTACTGGTGGTGTTTCATCACTGCGCTATTACCTACGGGGCGATTGGCGGTTGGTATTACCACGAGGTCTCGCCGAGCCGGGACGTCGCAACCATCTGCCTTGTGTTGTTCTGCACCGTCAACCAGGCTTTCTTCATGGGCCTGTTCTTCCTTCTCGCGGGCTATTACTCACGATCGTCTCTGGCCAGAAAAGGACTGCCTCAATTCCTTTTTGACCGCTTTTTCAGGTTGGGCTTGCCATTGTTGTTCTACGGGGTGGTGCTTGGTCCCATTACCATTGCATTGGCGCAAACCAGCAAGGGACTTCTTTTTGGAGCGACGCTCAGGACGCTCGTATCGAGAGGAACATTCGACTCCGGTCCAATGTGGTTTGCTCAGGCGTTGCTGATTTTCACCTTGTTGCTCGCCGTCGGCGTGGCCCTCCTCCGCTACGTAGGTGATCCACTTCGTGTTCGCGAGGTCTCGTTCCCGACAAACTTGACGCTTGGCGTCGGCGCACTATTGACTGGCGCGGCGGCATTCATCCTGAGGATCAGGTGGCCGGTCGGCGTCAATGTGTGGGGCCTTCAGCTCGGGTATTTCGCGAGCTACGTCGTGCTATTCGCTGCCGGATTTGCGGCTGCAAGAGGGCGGCGGCTGGAATTCCTCCCAGCCCGACAGGTGAAGTTCTGGTCGCTTGTCAGCCTCGTGACGTTGCCGATTTTGCCGCTCGCCTACTATCTCTCAGGAGCATCGCCGAAATCGCAACACGACACGATGCACATCGTGTATGCGCTTTGGGAACCGTTTGTCGCATGGGGCATCATCCTCTTCTTGCTCCGCTTTTTTCAGCGGAATTTCTCACGGCTAGGCCGCTTGATGCGTCGCCTGTCGAGACGAGCCTACACTATATACATCTTGCATCCCCCGATTTTGGTGGCGATCGCACTCTCATGGAGCAGCGTGCATGCCAATCCCTTGGTCAAGTTTGGCGTGACCGGCGCTTTGAGTTGCGTTGCGTGCTATTTGATTGCTGGAGTCGTGCTTAAAGTGCCGGGCATGAGGGGATTCCTTTAG